The sequence TGATATCTACTGCAGTAATGCTACTTGCAGCCAAGGCAGCAAAACTCGCCAGGCTTAAAATAGCCGACGTGATGATATTGCGTATTTTCATTTTTTTTGCTCCGCTTCATCAAGGGATAAACTGGTAGTGCGCTCCACCCAATCACCCCCGCTGTCCTCAACAATTTCTTTTAATTGAATTTCGGTGTCTCTTACTGCGGTGACCATGCCAAAGTTCTGCCCCATATAACTGCCGACTTTTACCCGATATAAGTTGCCATCAGGTGCGTTAATTAAGCCATTGATGGTTTTCCCCTGAGTTAAAGTTCCCACCATGCGTAACTTTTCTAAATCGTAGTTTTCCAAAATTTCTTTGGCTCGATTTGTATTCGGAGCTAAGCCACCGCCCGTGCCCTTTTTTGCTAATTCCATTTTAGCAGCACGAAATGGGTCACTTAAATCAAAGGCTTTATATTCAAATGAAACATAAGGTTTAGCCTCTGGCAAAGCCTCAACTTTGCCACGTAAGCCTTCGCTATTTTCTTTCATCCAGTTTTTTAAATCGCTATTTTCCTCGCCAAAACAAGCGCTTAAGGATATGGTGGTAACCATTATCAGCAAAATAGGCTTAATTGATTCAAGACGGATTTTCATTTCTGTTTCTTCTTAGCGTCGAGAGCGGCCTGATGCATAGCTTGCAATTCAGCCTCATCAAGCGAGCGATATGTCTTAGCAATCGCCTGCATAGAAATCACTTCAGGATCTTTTGTAGATACAAGCTGCAGATTGCTCAAGGTGACAATGCGGGATAGCTGGGCAACATCACTGACAAAAGCGGCTAAATCGTGGTAGCTACCTGAAATTCGAATATCAATCGGCAACTCGGCAAATTCAGAGGTTTTCACTTCCAAACCGGGTTTAAATAATTCAAAAAATAACCCCCTGCCAACTCCTGCCTGATTAATCTCGGTTAACAGCGATTCCATTTCAGACTTATTGGGTAACTGTCTAAGCAATGCCCCGAAAGACTGTTGGATTTCCTGTAACTGCTGACGATAGGCATCTAAATTAATAGCCTTACTTTTCTTATCAATAAAGTCTTTTTTTAGTTGCTCTTCTTTGGCTAGTCCTGTTTCAAGCTCCTCCATCTGGCTACTCCAGACGTAAAAGTAGCCTCCAAAAATAAGCACAGCAAAGA comes from Iodobacter ciconiae and encodes:
- a CDS encoding pilus assembly protein PilP → MKIRLESIKPILLIMVTTISLSACFGEENSDLKNWMKENSEGLRGKVEALPEAKPYVSFEYKAFDLSDPFRAAKMELAKKGTGGGLAPNTNRAKEILENYDLEKLRMVGTLTQGKTINGLINAPDGNLYRVKVGSYMGQNFGMVTAVRDTEIQLKEIVEDSGGDWVERTTSLSLDEAEQKK
- a CDS encoding type 4a pilus biogenesis protein PilO; amino-acid sequence: MAAQIGLIVTVFAVLIFGGYFYVWSSQMEELETGLAKEEQLKKDFIDKKSKAINLDAYRQQLQEIQQSFGALLRQLPNKSEMESLLTEINQAGVGRGLFFELFKPGLEVKTSEFAELPIDIRISGSYHDLAAFVSDVAQLSRIVTLSNLQLVSTKDPEVISMQAIAKTYRSLDEAELQAMHQAALDAKKKQK